The DNA window CAGCCAACCGGCGTGCAGCGCCAGCGGATACGCCGCGAAGGCGCGCTGGCCGGCGCTGGCGTTGAGCGGTGCGGCGCGCACGGCGGCGACGGCCATGCAGGCCAGCGCGGCCCAGATGATGGCCAGCGCAGGCAGGAACGCCTGCTGCGAGAACACCGGCATCCAGGCAGCGGTGAGAGCGAAGCCGACGGTGGCCCAGCCGCGCACGCGGGCGTTGAAGTCAGGGGTGCGGCGGCGCAGTTGCCAGAGGCCGAAGACCACGTCCAGCAGGAAGATCAGGCCCCAGATGGAGAAAGCGTAGCCGGCTGCGACCAGCAACGTGGGGTAACGGTCGGAGATGGCTCCGTTGGTGGGGCCGAACTGGCCGGTTTGGGAGAGCCATGCCACTACGGGCATGGCCAGGGCGGCCAGTAGTGCTATCCACCGCATTGGGGTACTCCTGCAAAAAGACGGCGCAGGATAATGGTTGGGGGGTTAAGGCGGTGCCATGGTGATGGCCGCTTGCGTTTCGATGTTTCGCGAAAGGCAGCCGGGCAAGCCCGGCTCTACGGGTTCATGACGATCGGAAACATTGCGGGCGCAGCGCCATGCGTGTCACGCGGCGCTACCCGAGGTCGTGGTGGTGATGGTGCCCCATGTGCTTCAACACGCCGTCTCCGCCCACGAAATGCCGCACTACTGGCGCATGTTCGCCCCGGTGCAGTTCGCGGATGCGCTCCTGATACACACGATCCTCGGCCGTCACCCGCTCATGCTGGCGCAGGTGCTCCACCCAGGAACTGGTCACGAAATACTCCAGGTGGATCCCCGGCGTGGCCACATCCTCCGCCACACCCCACACCACCGCGCCATCACGCCGACGAATCCGACCCAGCTCGCCGATCAGCCCATGGAACGCTGCACGATCCGCCGCCTCAATACGGTACTCCACCGTCACCAGCACCGGGCCGCGATCATGCGACACCGGCTGCGCCAGTTCCGGCGCGGGCCAGGTGCCGGCCGGCCGCAGGTCCAGGGTTTCGGTGCCGGCAATGCGCACACGCCAGACCAGCAGGCCGGCCACTACCGCGCCAATGGCGGCAATCGTCAGCGCCAGCGGAATGGAACTGCGCTGCGCCACGCTGCCCCAGCTCAGACCGCCAGCGGCCATGCCCAGCGAGAACACCATGATGTACAGCGACAGCGCGCGCGCCCGCACCCACGGCGGCACGGCGGTCTGCGCGGCGATCTGCAGCGACGAAAGCACGGTGATCCAGGCGAAGCCGTTCACCAGCATCGCCAACGGCAGCAGCACGGTGCTGCGCACCCAGGCCAGCCCCAGCAGGCTCACCGCCAGCGCCAGCGTCGCCAGCAGCACCAGCAGGTCGCGGTCCAGCTTGGCGCGCAGAATCGGTAGCAGAAGCGCGCCGGCCACGGCACCGATGCCGATGCAGCCGAGCAGGAAGCCATACAGCCCTGCCCCACCCTGCAGCTCACCACGCACCACCAGCGGCAGCAATGCGGTGGCCGCACTGGCAAAGAAGAAGAACCCGGCCGACTTGATCAGCACCGCCTGCAGGCGACCGGCGCGCAAGGCGTAGCGCAGGCCAGCGCGCAAACCTGCACCGAAGCCTTCCGGCGGCAGCGCGGACGCTTCCGGCGCACGCTTCCAGCGCCACAGCACCCACAACATCAGGCTGAAACTCAGTGCATTGGCACCGAACGCCCACGCCGGGCCCAGCTGCGCCACGATCAGGCCACCGATGGCAGGCCCAAGCGAGCGTGCGATGTTGATGCCAATGGAGTTGAGCGCCACCGCCGACGCCAGCATCGGGCGCGGCACCAGTTCAGACACCACCGCAGCCTGCGCAGGCATCGCCATCGCCGCGCCACAGCCCATCGCAAAGGTCAGCACCACCAGCAGCGGCGGCGTCAGCAGGCCCAACCCGCTGAACACGGCGAGCGTGCCCGCCACCAGCAGCATCCAGCCTTGCGTGAGCAGCAGGTAGCGCCGGCGGTCAACGATATCGGCCAGGGTGCCGGCGGCCAGCGCCAGCAGCACCACCGGCACGGTGGTGGCGGACTGCACCAGCGCCACCATCAGCGGCGAACCCGTGCGCTCGGCCATTACCCAGGCGGCCGCCACGTCGTTGATCCAGGTGCCGACGTTGCTGCCCAGAATGGCCAGCCACATCGCGCGGAACAGCTTCACCTTCAGCGGCGACCATGCGCCTTCAGACGGCGCAGCCTCAGCCGCTGCGTGTTGTTTCTCTACCATTGCCATGCTCCTACTACCGAGGCAAACAGGGTGTTGCGGCCACCACTCTGGCGCAGCCCGGGGCCGGCCTCGAACCAGGCCAGCTGGCCCTGCCACTGCCAATGCGGGCTGGCCTTCCAGGTGGTTTCCCACTTGAACTGCTGGCCGATGCGCCGCGCGGTGCCGGCACTGCCGGGTATCGCACTCAGGGGTGTGGGGGTGGTGTAAATGGCGTCATTGCGCCGGTGCTTCCAGGCCAGCTGCCAGCCGAACTCGGTGGTCAGGCCCTGGCGTGGGGTCAGGGTCAGCGTGGGCTGCACGTCCACCAGGTTGGCCGGTGCCAGCAGGCTGGCCTCGCTGAAGTACGCCGCCTTGGGGTACAGCGCGTTGAAGGTCTGCAGACGGCCGTCATTCGGGTTGGCATCGCCACTGGCGATATCCGCCTTGATCCCCAGCCGGGGCTGCAGGCGCACGCCCGGGAAGCGCAGCCCGATGTCGCTGGCCACGGTCCACGCACGGATATCCAGCGAACCCTGAGGGCGCGACAGCGTGCCGTCCTGCACCACCAGTTCCACATTGGCGTCCCAGCGCGGCTGGCGTGCGAACAGCCGGGTGCCCAGCGTGGTCCGCCGCTCATCGCCGCTGGCACTGGCAAAGCGCGCACCGTCACGTCCGTAGCCCAACAGGTACAGATCCACGCCATTGCCTGCAGATGCGCCGCGCCGTGTGGCATACGAACCCACCAGATACTGCCCTTCATCGCTACGGTCATCGAACGCACCCGGCCGGTTGTCAACCGGGCGCAGCGCCAGCGCATCCACCTGCCAACGCGCGCGCTGCCAGCGCCCGCGCACGCCATCGAAGGCCAGCCGGATGTTGGGGCCGTCGCGCACCGACAGAATGCGCGAGCTGCCATACGGAATCTCCTGCCGGCCAATCTGCAGCCCGAACGCCTCGCCCTGCCAGCGCACATAGCCCTGCTGCAGGTCCAGCGCGCCCTGGTCGGTTCCGCCGGGTCCGCCAGCACGACCCTGCTCACCATGCACCCCCAGCTGCGCATAGCCCTGCCACTGCCCGCGACTCAGCTGCACTGAGCCCAGCGCGCGCAATAGTCCGTAGCCGTCTTCCACCCCACCCTGCACGCCAAAGCGCGTGGGGTCGTAATACATCCCGCGCAGGCGCAGCGAGGCATCCCATTGCACGCGGGTGCCATTGGCCAGCATCGTGCATTGGCCGCCTGCCGCACCGACGCAGTCCTGGGCGAACGCGGGGGCCGTCACTGCTGCCAGCGCCAGGCTTAGAACGCGAAGCACGAGCAACCCAGCGCGCCCCAGAAGGCATTCGGCTCCGAGGTGGGCACCGCATGCGCTGCTGCATGGCTGTGCGTATGCGTGCGGCAACCACCTGCGCCGTGTGCATGCATGTGCGCGTGGGCGGCGACCAGACCCGTTGCTGCGCCACCCACGTGATAACCCCCAAAGCGGTTCACCGGCGACCAGTCCGGCATCGCAGGCGGCAGCACCGGAGCCAGCGGGCCAAACTCGCCGTCGCCGTGCACCACCTGCCCACCCAGCACGGTCAACACGCTGGTGATATCGGCAATGGCAGCATCGTCCACCGCGAAGTAGTCCGACGACAGTACGCAGAAGTCCGCCAACTGGCCCACGCCCAGCGTGCCCTTGCGGCCTTCGTCACCGGAGAACCACGCACTGCCCTGGGTCCACAGCCGCAGCGCCTCTTCGCGTTCCAGCAGATTCTCTTCGCCATACAGCGACAGACCACCGACGGTGCGTCCGGTCACCAGCCACGACAGCGCCACCCACGGGTTGTAACTGGCCACACGGGTGGCGTCAGTGCCCGCACCGACCGGCACGCCGGCCTGCAGCATGCGCCGCACCGGCGGGGTGTGGCGGGCGGCGTCGGCCCCGTAACGCTGCACGAAGGCCTCGCCCTGGTAGGCCATCCGGTGCTGGATCGCCAGCCCGCCGCCCAGCGCGCGGATGCGCTCGATGTTGCGCGGGGTAATCGTTTCGGCGTGGTCGATGAACCAGTGCAGGCCATCAAACGGCACCTCCCGGTTCACCTGCTCGTACACGTCCAGAATGCGGGTGATGCTTTCGTCATAGGTGGCGTGGATGCGGAACGGCCAGCGTTTTTCGACCAGTAACCGCACCACGTCGTGCAGCTCCGGCTCCAGGCCGGGCGGAAGTTCCGGGCGCGGCTCGCTGAACAGCTCGAAGTCCGCCGCCGAGAACACCAGCATTTCGCCGGCACCGTTGTGGCGCAGCAGGTCATCGCCCTGGCGAGGCTGCAGCAGTTCGCTCCAGCGCTGGAAGTCCTGCACCTCGCCGCCCTTGTTCTGGGTGAACAGGTTGTAGGCGATGCGCACGCTGAGCTGGTTGTCGCGGTGCAGCTGCTCGATGACCTGGTAGTCCTCGGGGTAGTTCTGGAAACCGCCGCCAGCGTCGATCACCGAAGTGATGCCAAGGCGGTTCAGCTCGCGCATGAAGTGGCGCGTGGAGTTGGCCTGGTACTCTATCGGCAGACGCGGTCCCTTGGCCAGGGTGGCATACAGAATCAGCGCATTCGGCTTGGCCAGCAGCAGGCCGGTGGGGTTGCCGGCACTGTCGCGCACGATCTGCCCGCCCGGCGGGTCCGGGGTATTGCGGTCGTAGCCGCAGGCACGTAGCGCCGCGCCGTTGAGCAGCGCACGGTCGTACAGATGCAGCAGGAACACAGGGGTGTCCGGTGCCAGCGCATTGAGTTCAGCCAGGGTGGGCAGG is part of the Stenotrophomonas oahuensis genome and encodes:
- a CDS encoding alginate export family protein; the protein is MLRVLSLALAAVTAPAFAQDCVGAAGGQCTMLANGTRVQWDASLRLRGMYYDPTRFGVQGGVEDGYGLLRALGSVQLSRGQWQGYAQLGVHGEQGRAGGPGGTDQGALDLQQGYVRWQGEAFGLQIGRQEIPYGSSRILSVRDGPNIRLAFDGVRGRWQRARWQVDALALRPVDNRPGAFDDRSDEGQYLVGSYATRRGASAGNGVDLYLLGYGRDGARFASASGDERRTTLGTRLFARQPRWDANVELVVQDGTLSRPQGSLDIRAWTVASDIGLRFPGVRLQPRLGIKADIASGDANPNDGRLQTFNALYPKAAYFSEASLLAPANLVDVQPTLTLTPRQGLTTEFGWQLAWKHRRNDAIYTTPTPLSAIPGSAGTARRIGQQFKWETTWKASPHWQWQGQLAWFEAGPGLRQSGGRNTLFASVVGAWQW
- a CDS encoding amidohydrolase, whose translation is MAGRAFAQSSENSVSTLLIRNARITTLDPTTPQADALAVHDGRVFAVGEEGQVRGVLSRAGLEAGQVIDAGGRRLVPGLNDSHTHLIRGGLNYNLELRWDGLRSLADAMAMLKAQVDVTPAPQWVRVVGGFTAEQFTEKRLPTLAELNALAPDTPVFLLHLYDRALLNGAALRACGYDRNTPDPPGGQIVRDSAGNPTGLLLAKPNALILYATLAKGPRLPIEYQANSTRHFMRELNRLGITSVIDAGGGFQNYPEDYQVIEQLHRDNQLSVRIAYNLFTQNKGGEVQDFQRWSELLQPRQGDDLLRHNGAGEMLVFSAADFELFSEPRPELPPGLEPELHDVVRLLVEKRWPFRIHATYDESITRILDVYEQVNREVPFDGLHWFIDHAETITPRNIERIRALGGGLAIQHRMAYQGEAFVQRYGADAARHTPPVRRMLQAGVPVGAGTDATRVASYNPWVALSWLVTGRTVGGLSLYGEENLLEREEALRLWTQGSAWFSGDEGRKGTLGVGQLADFCVLSSDYFAVDDAAIADITSVLTVLGGQVVHGDGEFGPLAPVLPPAMPDWSPVNRFGGYHVGGAATGLVAAHAHMHAHGAGGCRTHTHSHAAAHAVPTSEPNAFWGALGCSCFAF
- a CDS encoding MFS transporter, with the protein product MVEKQHAAAEAAPSEGAWSPLKVKLFRAMWLAILGSNVGTWINDVAAAWVMAERTGSPLMVALVQSATTVPVVLLALAAGTLADIVDRRRYLLLTQGWMLLVAGTLAVFSGLGLLTPPLLVVLTFAMGCGAAMAMPAQAAVVSELVPRPMLASAVALNSIGINIARSLGPAIGGLIVAQLGPAWAFGANALSFSLMLWVLWRWKRAPEASALPPEGFGAGLRAGLRYALRAGRLQAVLIKSAGFFFFASAATALLPLVVRGELQGGAGLYGFLLGCIGIGAVAGALLLPILRAKLDRDLLVLLATLALAVSLLGLAWVRSTVLLPLAMLVNGFAWITVLSSLQIAAQTAVPPWVRARALSLYIMVFSLGMAAGGLSWGSVAQRSSIPLALTIAAIGAVVAGLLVWRVRIAGTETLDLRPAGTWPAPELAQPVSHDRGPVLVTVEYRIEAADRAAFHGLIGELGRIRRRDGAVVWGVAEDVATPGIHLEYFVTSSWVEHLRQHERVTAEDRVYQERIRELHRGEHAPVVRHFVGGDGVLKHMGHHHHHDLG